A single region of the Streptomyces sp. NBC_01262 genome encodes:
- a CDS encoding DNA translocase FtsK, whose translation MASRTSGTAKKAAAKPAAKKTAAKRPPAKKTAAKKAAAPPPKPAPSPTGGVYRLVRAVWLGLAHGVGALFRGIGRGAKGLDPAHRKDGLALLLLGLALVVAVGTYSDLKGPVGDLVEILVTGTFGRLDLLVPVLIGIVVLRLMRHPEQNDANGRIVIGLSTLVVGVLGLVHIGCGSPGRGQGAEAIRNAGGLIGWGASAPLEFTVGRPLAVALLGLLTFFGLLVVTATPVAAIPQRLRELGMWLRLLEAPEPEGDDVALGEFFEADQADQQGDRAELEPKPRRQRTRRPKEPREPGGDEFEEFGFDAVDVAAAAAADLDGAVMYGVQPSPLVAGLMKSPVPPAREAAAEPEASSPSGVVADLTKQPGPAEGAPLPPRAEQLQLSGDITYSLPSLDLLERGGPGRTRTAANDLVADQLRDVFSQFKVDAQVTGFTRGPTVTRYVVELGQAVKVERITALAKNIAYAVASPDVRIISPIPGKSAVGIEIPNSDRELVMLGDVLRSADAQGMEHSMTVAFGKDVEGGYVLDSLAKMPHMLVAGATGAGKSSCINGLITSILVRATPDEVRMVLVDPKRVELTAYEGIPHLITPIITNPKRAAEALQWVVREMDLRYDDLAAYGFRHIDDFNAAVRSGKAKTPEGSERELTPYPYLLVIVDELADLMMVAPRDVEDSIVRITQLARAAGIHLVLATQRPSVDVVTGLIKANVPSRLAFATSSLMDSRVILDQAGAEKLIGKGDALFLPMGANKPIRMQGAYITEAEIALVVDHCKAQLNPTYREDVVVGTGPKKEIDEEIGDDLDLLCQAAELVVSTQFGSTSMLQRKLRVGFAKAGRLMDLMESRGIVGPSEGSKARDVLVKPDEMDGVLAVIRGGDGGS comes from the coding sequence ATGGCCTCACGTACGTCCGGCACCGCCAAGAAGGCTGCCGCCAAGCCTGCGGCCAAGAAGACTGCCGCGAAGCGGCCCCCCGCGAAGAAGACGGCTGCCAAGAAGGCCGCCGCGCCGCCGCCCAAGCCCGCGCCCTCGCCGACCGGCGGCGTGTACCGGCTCGTACGGGCCGTGTGGCTGGGACTGGCCCATGGGGTGGGCGCGCTGTTCCGGGGGATAGGGCGGGGCGCGAAGGGGCTGGATCCGGCGCATCGCAAGGACGGGCTGGCGCTGCTGCTGCTGGGCCTCGCGCTGGTCGTCGCGGTGGGCACCTATTCGGATCTGAAGGGGCCCGTCGGCGACCTGGTCGAGATATTGGTGACCGGGACCTTCGGGCGGCTGGATCTGCTGGTGCCGGTCCTGATCGGGATCGTGGTGCTGCGCCTCATGCGGCACCCGGAGCAGAACGACGCCAACGGACGGATCGTCATCGGCCTGTCCACGCTGGTGGTGGGCGTGCTCGGGCTGGTCCACATCGGCTGCGGCTCGCCCGGGCGCGGTCAGGGCGCGGAGGCGATCCGCAACGCGGGCGGGCTGATCGGCTGGGGCGCCTCGGCGCCGCTGGAGTTCACCGTCGGCAGGCCGCTGGCGGTGGCGCTACTGGGGCTGCTGACGTTCTTCGGGCTGCTGGTGGTGACGGCGACACCGGTCGCGGCCATTCCGCAGCGGCTGCGGGAGCTGGGCATGTGGCTGCGGCTGCTGGAGGCGCCCGAGCCCGAGGGCGACGACGTGGCGCTGGGGGAGTTCTTCGAGGCGGATCAGGCGGATCAGCAGGGCGATCGGGCCGAGCTGGAGCCGAAGCCGCGCCGGCAGCGTACGAGGCGTCCCAAGGAGCCCCGGGAGCCCGGCGGGGACGAGTTCGAGGAGTTCGGGTTCGACGCGGTCGACGTGGCGGCCGCCGCGGCGGCCGATCTGGACGGCGCCGTCATGTACGGGGTGCAGCCCTCGCCGCTCGTCGCGGGGCTGATGAAGTCTCCGGTGCCGCCCGCCCGGGAAGCGGCGGCGGAGCCCGAGGCGTCCTCGCCGTCGGGTGTCGTCGCGGACCTGACGAAGCAGCCGGGGCCCGCCGAGGGCGCGCCCCTGCCGCCGCGCGCCGAGCAGTTGCAGCTGTCCGGCGACATCACGTACTCCCTGCCCTCGCTGGACCTGCTGGAGCGCGGCGGGCCGGGCCGGACCCGAACCGCCGCCAATGACCTGGTGGCCGACCAGCTGCGCGACGTCTTCTCCCAGTTCAAGGTCGACGCCCAGGTCACCGGCTTCACCCGGGGGCCGACGGTGACCCGGTATGTGGTCGAGCTCGGCCAGGCGGTCAAGGTCGAGCGGATCACTGCACTGGCCAAGAACATCGCGTACGCCGTGGCCAGCCCGGACGTACGGATCATCAGCCCGATCCCGGGGAAGTCGGCGGTCGGCATCGAGATCCCCAACAGCGACCGCGAGCTGGTCATGCTGGGCGATGTGCTGCGCTCGGCCGACGCGCAGGGCATGGAGCACTCGATGACGGTGGCCTTCGGCAAGGACGTCGAGGGCGGCTATGTCCTGGACAGCCTCGCCAAGATGCCGCACATGCTCGTCGCGGGCGCCACCGGCGCCGGTAAGTCGTCCTGCATCAACGGCCTGATCACCTCGATCCTGGTGCGGGCGACCCCGGACGAGGTGCGGATGGTGCTGGTCGACCCCAAGCGGGTGGAATTGACCGCGTACGAGGGGATCCCGCATCTGATCACGCCGATCATCACCAACCCCAAGCGGGCGGCCGAGGCGCTGCAGTGGGTCGTACGGGAGATGGACCTGCGCTACGACGACCTGGCGGCGTACGGCTTCCGGCACATCGACGACTTCAACGCCGCGGTGCGCTCGGGCAAGGCGAAGACGCCGGAGGGCAGCGAGCGCGAGCTCACGCCGTATCCGTATCTGCTGGTGATCGTGGACGAGCTGGCGGACCTGATGATGGTGGCCCCGCGCGACGTGGAGGACTCGATCGTCCGGATCACGCAGCTCGCCCGGGCGGCGGGCATCCATCTGGTCCTGGCGACGCAGCGGCCGAGCGTGGATGTGGTGACGGGTCTGATCAAGGCGAACGTGCCGTCGCGGCTGGCGTTCGCGACCTCGTCGCTGATGGACAGCCGGGTGATCCTGGACCAGGCGGGGGCCGAGAAGCTCATCGGAAAGGGTGACGCGCTGTTCCTGCCGATGGGCGCGAACAAGCCGATCCGGATGCAGGGCGCGTACATCACCGAGGCCGAGATCGCGCTGGTGGTGGACCACTGCAAGGCGCAGCTCAATCCGACATACCGCGAGGACGTGGTGGTCGGGACCGGTCCGAAGAAGGAGATCGACGAGGAGATCGGCGACGACCTGGACCTGCTGTGCCAGGCGGCGGAGCTGGTGGTCTCGACGCAGTTCGGCTCGACTTCGATGCTGCAGCGCAAGCTGCGTGTGGGGTTCGCGAAAGCGGGCAGGCTCATGGACCTGATGGAATCGCGCGGGATCGTCGGTCCCAGTGAGGGATCGAAGGCCCGCGATGTTCTGGTGAAGCCCGACGAGATGGACGGGGTTCTCGCCGTGATCCGCGGCGGGGACGGCGGCTCCTAG
- a CDS encoding response regulator produces the protein MVQKAKILLVDDRPENLLALEAILSALDQTLVRASSGEEALKALLTDDFAVILLDVQMPGMDGFETAAHIKRRERTRDIPIIFLTAINHGPHHTFRGYAAGAVDYISKPFDPWVLRAKVSVFVELYMKNCQLREQAALLRLQLERDGSGSGADRGGDRGDRGGRSGSPNGASAAAKEAVGLLAELSARLAAVEEQAEALSKQLDESTDTAAVATAAHLERKLNGLRRALDALEPGSGAGGTKLPSAD, from the coding sequence ATGGTGCAGAAGGCCAAGATCCTCCTGGTCGATGACCGGCCGGAGAATCTGCTGGCGCTGGAGGCCATCCTCTCCGCGCTCGATCAGACACTGGTACGGGCATCGTCCGGGGAGGAAGCGCTCAAGGCGCTGCTCACCGACGACTTCGCGGTGATCCTGCTCGATGTCCAGATGCCGGGCATGGACGGGTTCGAGACAGCCGCGCACATCAAGCGGCGGGAACGGACCCGGGACATCCCGATCATCTTCCTGACCGCCATCAACCACGGTCCCCACCACACCTTCCGGGGTTACGCGGCGGGCGCGGTCGACTACATCTCCAAGCCGTTCGACCCGTGGGTGCTGCGCGCCAAGGTCTCGGTCTTCGTCGAGCTGTACATGAAGAACTGCCAGTTGCGGGAGCAGGCCGCGCTGCTGCGGCTCCAGCTGGAGCGCGACGGTTCCGGCAGCGGCGCCGACCGGGGAGGCGACCGCGGCGACCGCGGCGGGCGGTCCGGCTCTCCCAACGGCGCGAGCGCCGCCGCCAAGGAGGCGGTCGGGCTGCTCGCCGAGCTCTCCGCGCGGCTCGCGGCGGTCGAGGAGCAGGCGGAGGCGCTGTCCAAGCAGCTTGACGAGTCCACGGACACGGCGGCGGTGGCCACGGCGGCCCATCTGGAGCGCAAGCTCAACGGTTTGCGGCGGGCGTTGGACGCGCTGGAGCCGGGTTCCGGGGCCGGTGGCACGAAGTTGCCCTCGGCCGACTGA